A DNA window from Trichosurus vulpecula isolate mTriVul1 chromosome 2, mTriVul1.pri, whole genome shotgun sequence contains the following coding sequences:
- the LOC118839137 gene encoding hydroxyacylglutathione hydrolase, mitochondrial-like has translation MVWGFGHLGRRSLAVLGATWARRAVGSALLGAVCQHTDYRKCQVIKHSIMKIELLPALTDNYMYLIIDEDTKEAATVDPVQPQKVVETVKKHGVKLTPVLTTHHHWDHAGGNEKLVKMECGLKVYGGDDRVGALTNKVSHLTTIQVGSLTVKCLATPCHTSGHICYFVSKPNSSEPPAVFTGDTLFVAGCGKFYEGTADEMYKTLLEILGCLPPETRVYCGHEYTINNLKFARHVEPNNVAIQEKLAWAKTKCGIGEPAVPSTIAEEFTYNPFMRVREKTVQQNAGETDPVTTMRAIRKEKDNFKVPKD, from the coding sequence ATGGTCTGGGGCTTTGGGCACCTGGGCCGCCGGAGCCTCGCTGTCCTGGGAGCCACCTGGGCCAGGCGCGCTGTGGGTTCAGCCCTTCTGGGAGCTGTTTGTCAACATACTGACTACAGAAAGTGTCAGGTAATTAAGCACAGCATCATGAAGATTGAGTTACTGCCAGCCCTAACTGATAACTACATGTACTTGATCATTGATGAAGATACCAAGGAAGCGGCTACTGTGGATCCAGTACAACCCCAGAAGGTTGTGGAAACAGTAAAAAAACATGGAGTGAAACTGACCCCTGTTCTTACCACCCATCACCATTGGGACCATGCTGGGGGCAATGAGAAGCTCGTCAAGATGGAATGTGGGTTGAAAGTATATGGGGGAGATGATCGAGTTGGGGCCCTCACTAACAAAGTGTCACACCTTACTACGATACAGGTGGGATCTCTCACTGTCAAATGCCTGGCAACACCATGTCACACTTCTGGACACATCTGTTATTTTGTGAGTAAGCCCAATAGTTCAGAGCCACCTGCTGTTTTTACAGGTGATACCTTATTTGTAGCTGGTTGTGGGAAGTTTTATGAAGGAACAGCAGATGAAATGTACAAAACCCTGCTTGAAATTTTGGGCTGTCTTCCCCCAGAAACAAGAGTGTACTGCGGTCATGAGTACACCATTAATAACCTCAAGTTTGCACGTCATGTTGAACCAAACAATGTTGCTATTCAAGAAAAGTTGGCCTGGGCTAAGACAAAATGTGGCATCGGAGAACCAGCTGTACCATCTACTATTGCTGAGGAGTTTACATACAACCCATTCATGAGAGTGAGGGAGAAGACAGTACAACAGAATGCAGGGGAGACAGACCCTGTGACCACCATGAGGGCCATCCGAAAGGAGAAGGATAATTTCAAGGTGCCCAAAGACTGA